Genomic DNA from Desulfurivibrio alkaliphilus AHT 2:
CGCCTTTTACGAGCAGCGGCCGCTTAGTGCCATTGCCCTGTTCGTGCTGGCTTATCTGCTGGTGGTGGCCCTTAATTTGCCGGGCGGGGCACTGCTGGGGCTGCTGGCGGGGGCGGTTTTCGGGGTGCTGGTGGGTACGGTGGTGGTCTCCTTTGCCAGTACCATTGCCGCCACCGTGGCCTGCGCTTTGTGCCGCTATCTCTTCCGCGACCTGGTCCGCGCCCGTTTTCCCCAGGTGGCGGTCAGCGTCGATCGGGGGATCGCCCGCGAAGGTGCTTTCTATCTTTTTTCCCTGCGTCTGATTCCCGCCGTTCCCTTCTTTGTGATCAACATGGTGATGGGGCTCACCGCCATGCCGTTGCGCACCTTTTACTGGGTGTCACAATTGGGGATGCTGCCGGGCACCTTTGTCTTTGTCAACGCCGGCCGGGAACTGGGGCAGTTGACCGCCACCGGCGATATATTTTCGCTCCGCCTGGTGCTGGCCTTTGCTCTGCTGGGCCTGCTGCCCTTACTGGCCAAATGGGGGGTTGATTTTTATCGCCGCCGCAGCGGCCGTTCTGGTGAAGAGGAAAAAAAGGGTGTTCAACAACAATCGCCGGATCAAGAGCTCGCAGAGCACCACTTGGCAGCGGCCGCCGAGCAGCTTGACAGCGGCTGCACCCGTTGCGGCGCTTGTGCTGCCCGCTGTGCTTTTTTGCAAACATCGGGGCTGCCCGGCGAGATTGCCGCCGCCTGGCGCACCGGTAAGCCGCAGGCCGATCCCTTTGCCTGCAGCTTATGTAACCTTTGCACCGTCGTCTGCCCGGAAAAATTGAAGCCCGGCGATTTTTTACTCGATTTGCGCCGTCACCTGGTTCGGCGCCAGGTCCTGGATTTGCGTCCCTATCGGCCGCTGCTCAGTTACGAGCGGCTGGGTGCCTCGCCGTGGTTTGCCGCCGCAAAGCTGCCGGCCCATTGCGATACGGTTTTTTTCCCGGGCTGCAACCTGCCGGGCAGCCGTCCCGCCGCCACTTGGCAGCTTTTCAACCGGCTGCAAGGGCAATGCCCCAACCTGGGCCTGGTGCTGAACTGCTGCCATAAACCATCCCACGACCTGGGGCGGCAGGACTATTTCAACCATCGTTTCACCGGCCTGCAACAGCATCTGCTGCGGCAGGGCATCCGGCGTGTGCTGGTGGCCTGCCCCAACTGTTATAAGGTATTTCTTAACTATGGCGGCGAGCTGCAGGTGGAAAGCGTGTGGGAGATGCTGGCGGCTCCGGTGGCGGCAGAAGCGGAAAACGCTGCCCGGGAAGCAGCGGTGGCGGAAGCGGTGGCAACACCGCCGGGCGAACAAGTGGTCACCATCCACGATCCCTGCCCGTTGCGGCAATTGCCCGCTTTGCAACAGGCCGTACGAAGGTTGGCGCAGGAGCAGGGCTTGCGGGTCAAGGAAATGCGGGCCTCCGGCCGGCGCACCTTCTGCTGCGGAGAAGGTGGGGCGGTGGGGTTTAAGCGCCCCGAGCTGGCCGCCCGCTGGGGTGAGCTGCGCCGGGAACAGGCCGGGGAATTGCCGGTGCTGACCTACTGCGCCGGCTGTGCCGGTTTTCTCACCCGTGCCGGCCTGCCCACCATCCATTTGGCCGATCTCCTGGCCGAACCCCGGCAAGCCCTTGCCGGCAAGGCGCCGGTGGCCAAGGGGTTGCGGACTTACCTTAACCGCCTGCTCTTTAAGTGGCGCCTGTGGCGTTTCAAGCCGGAGTCGGAGCAAGCCGGTAAACGCGGCATTTAGTAATGTCGTAAGGGTAAGCGGTCGTGCCTGGCTCGGCCAATCTATCAGCTTGCCAAGTTGCCGCTTTAGGCTATGATACTTTCCGGCACGGGAATGAACCGTTGCCTTTGGTCGCCCTGAACAAACCAGCGCCGGAGCCGATTTATGGATTTACATCGACTGGAAGTGTTTTGCCGGGTGGTGGAGCTGAAGAGTTTTACCAAAGCCGCCGAGGCCACCTT
This window encodes:
- a CDS encoding VTT domain-containing protein codes for the protein MNTKKIALAGILLLLAGAFFWFELHHWLTLAQLRDFQVQATAFYEQRPLSAIALFVLAYLLVVALNLPGGALLGLLAGAVFGVLVGTVVVSFASTIAATVACALCRYLFRDLVRARFPQVAVSVDRGIAREGAFYLFSLRLIPAVPFFVINMVMGLTAMPLRTFYWVSQLGMLPGTFVFVNAGRELGQLTATGDIFSLRLVLAFALLGLLPLLAKWGVDFYRRRSGRSGEEEKKGVQQQSPDQELAEHHLAAAAEQLDSGCTRCGACAARCAFLQTSGLPGEIAAAWRTGKPQADPFACSLCNLCTVVCPEKLKPGDFLLDLRRHLVRRQVLDLRPYRPLLSYERLGASPWFAAAKLPAHCDTVFFPGCNLPGSRPAATWQLFNRLQGQCPNLGLVLNCCHKPSHDLGRQDYFNHRFTGLQQHLLRQGIRRVLVACPNCYKVFLNYGGELQVESVWEMLAAPVAAEAENAAREAAVAEAVATPPGEQVVTIHDPCPLRQLPALQQAVRRLAQEQGLRVKEMRASGRRTFCCGEGGAVGFKRPELAARWGELRREQAGELPVLTYCAGCAGFLTRAGLPTIHLADLLAEPRQALAGKAPVAKGLRTYLNRLLFKWRLWRFKPESEQAGKRGI